A genome region from Eurosta solidaginis isolate ZX-2024a chromosome 2, ASM4086904v1, whole genome shotgun sequence includes the following:
- the LOC137241438 gene encoding uncharacterized protein, whose amino-acid sequence MPTDDDTNDTSVELPPLRQQRSSMKRNITNLKTKIEREGATADATILECQLQILESYFKQVCHIQTQIEKLCFTDNGRSDLEELFITTKSKLLGFLNKARRSSSAELSYFNTTTPSLSSHRLPKLKLPKFDGKYTEYSRFIHTFESLVNEDSSLSQIDKFNYLLDCLSGAARAVIEPFDVTEANYQRALQRLKERFDNKTLIFIEHIKILHTLPSMNKGDHIDLRSLIDNVASIKGALLSIGSEKDIMEALLIDIILTRLDADSKKAYDERQEFKELPSFEKCYTNLSHRCQLLESWNKRSPDVANHIPNSKVSKSKAFVTSKSKCVCCQAGDHLIHRCMKFRNMSVAQRFDLAKLSSLCINCLGTGHVVAKCPSQTRCRVCNTLHHTLLHRVPSSGETPLSSSSTFSFSHSGSAPAWKSGSNQPTNQNFTSQTPTTLLARATGCSIIPTAIVLIKDACGIFQPVRALLDSCSELNFITLETAKRLRLHQIRFNQEVAGIAGASERVSTKVETTIQSRVSNFNCTAEFAVVNTISSRQPSQYIDTKSLEFPPNVNLADPYFFKPHKIDLLIGTDIFFELLDEGKLSLDGNQCLIVNTLLGWIVGGKYENHSTLRSNACYFTKSLSSPDLSAQLQRFWEIEEYKQEQQLSEEHVACEAHYVKNVTYTADNRVQVSLPFIGSPKALGNSFQNAYRRFISLERRFKRDSELGKSYTEFMKEYAALGHMSPISEVDISPNHYFIPHHAVLRPTNVTTKLRVVFDASHKTSSNVSLNDLLMVGPTIQPDLITTLLKFRLYKHALTADICKMYRQFGMSPKDRQFQLIVWRDEPHLPLQFYELNTITYGTASAPFLAIRSLFFIAETYGNLYPLGAHVLKSDLYVDDVLTGADTLEELKQRKFELTQLLAMAKLELAKWNSNCIELFTNSDEVAIQLASGVTSTLGMLWKPRSDQFCFQFNDEPHRNTTKRLILSKTAKIYDLLGLLSPIVIRCKMLLQALWLHGASWDEEVPKPLSDLWASIEDDLPNINTISVPRYAFTSPSQRGELHGFSDASERAYGCCIYTRIWHNVKAQSVPRLELCAALLLIRTWKKFEVNLKQNINTVYFWTDSTTVLQWLKTHSSTLTSFVANRVSEIQEHSQGIIWRHVPSKDNPADLISRGCSAADLCSTIWFSGPLFLSKESKHWPELVVVTDAPVEEQRKPKRTQCYKTNHITHIVNDIVNRNSSYIRILRIIAFIHRVYNTVPPQRKMQIQDVEPISAAELNNAFNFVAVTLHRDFYSSEINALENNKNIPPSFQKLSPLLCQLQIFKKMHTVVRVGGRLLQAPIPIEARCPLILPHDHRFIILYIEHLHRTNLHAGPKVLLGLLRQRIWM is encoded by the exons GAAGCGGAATATCACAAACcttaaaactaaaattgaaaggGAAGGTGCTACAGCTGACGCCACGATTCTAGAGTGCCAATTGCAAATATTGGAATCATATTTCAAGCAAGTATGTCATATACAAACCCAAATTGAAAAACTTTGCTTTACAGACAATGGCCGCAGTGATTTAGAGGAACTCTTCATCACGACCAAGTCAAAATTATTAGGATTCTTGAACAAAGCACGTCGATCAAGCAGCGCTGAATTAAGCTATTTTAATACAACGACCCCTTCGCTTTCTTCACATCGCTTGCCGAAATTAAAGTTGCCGAAATTCGACGGCAAGTACACAGAATATTCTCGATTTATACATACGTTTGAGTCGTTGGTAAACGAGGACTCGTCCTTATCACAAATTGACAAATTTAATTATCTTCTTGATTGCTTGTCGGGGGCTGCGCGAGCAGTTATTGAACCATTTGACGTTACCGAAGCAAACTATCAGCGAGCGCTGCAAAGATTAAAAGAGCGCTTTGACAATAAAACCCTAATTTTTATTGAACATATAAAGATTCTGCACACGTTGCCATCAATGAATAAAGGCGATCACATCGATTTGCGATCACTTATCGACAACGTTGCTTCTATTAAAGGGGCTTTATTATCGATTGGCTCCGAGAAGGACATAATGGAAGCGTTGCTAATTGATATTATTTTAACCAGGTTAGATGCTGACTCAAAAAAGGCTTATGATGAACGCCAAGAATTTAAAGAACTCCCATCGTTTGAAAAGTGTTACACTAATCTAAGCCATCGTTGTCAACTTCTCGAGAGTTGGAATAAGCGCTCCCCTGACGTGGCTAATCACATTCCCAATTCAAAGGTAAGCAAATCAAAAGCGTTCGTCACCTCCAAATCAAAATGTGTCTGTTGCCAAGCAGGCGACCATCTCATTCATCGATGTATGAAATTTCGCAACATGAGTGTGGCCCAGAGATTTGACTTAGCTAAGCTATCATCCCTATGTATTAATTGTTTGGGTACAGGTCATGTGGTCGCTAAGTGTCCATCACAAACGCGATGCCGGGTGTGTAACACTTTGCACCATACATTGCTACATAGAGTGCCTTCATCTGGAGAGACACCTCTTTCATCTTCATCGACCTTTTCGTTTTCGCACTCTGGTTCAGCTCCAGCATGGAAGTCCGGAtcaaaccaaccaaccaaccaaaatTTTACATCGCAAACACCTACTACATTATTGGCACGGGCTACTGGTTGCTCTatcattccaacagcaatcgttttGATTAAGGATGCTTGCGGCATCTTCCAACCAGTTCGTGCCTTATTGGATTCTTGCTCTGAGCTGAATTTTATAACGCTTGAAACTGCAAAGCGTTTACGTCTACATCAAATTCGTTTCAATCAGGAAGTAGCAGGGATCGCAGGCGCTAGCGAAAGAGTATCCACTAAGGTAGAAACCACGATTCAGTCACGGGTTTCAAATTTTAATTGTACTGCAGAGTTTGCGGTTGTCAATACGATCTCATCAAGACAGCCTAGCCAATATATAGATACAAAAAGTTTAGAATTTCCTCCAAACGTCAATTTGGCGGATCCCTATTTTTTTAAGCCACATAAAATAGATCTGCTTATCGGAACAGACATTTTCTTCGAACTTCTCGATGAAGGAAAATTGTCTCTCGATGGGAATCAATGCCTTATAGTTAATACTCTTCTAGGGTGGATAGTAGGTGGGAAATACGAGAATCACAGTACCTTGCGGTCGAATGCATGCTACTTTACGAAATCACTATCTTCACCTGACTTATCCGCCCAACTACAACGTTTttgggaaatcgaagagtataaacaaGAGCAACAACTCTCTGAAGAGCATGTGGCGTGCGAAGCCCATTACGTCAAAAATGTTACGTACACAGCAGATAATCGGGTTCAGGTTTCCTTACCATTTATTGGCTCACCTAAAGCACTTGGCAATTCGTTTCAGAATGCTTACAGGCGGTTTATATCTCTAGAACGCCGTTTCAAAAGAGACTCAGAGTTAGGAAAATCGTACACCGAGTTTATGAAGGAGTATGCCGCACTTGGGCACATGTCTCCGATCAGTGAGGTCGACATCAGTCCAAATCATTATTTTATACCGCATCATGCTGTGCTTCGCCCAACAAATGTAACAACCAAATTGCGTGTCGTATTTGACGCATCTCATAAAACCTCATCTAACGTATCCCTCAATGATTTACTTATGGTAGGCCCAACGATCCAGCCCGATCTCATAACAACTTTGCTTAAATTTCGCCTTTACAAACATGCATTAACTGCTGACATTTGTAAAATGTATCGCCAGTTCGGGATGTCACCGAAGGACAGACAATTTCAACTAATTGTATGGAGGGATGAACCACATCTTCCTTTACAGTTCTATGAATTAAATACTATAACATATGGAACGGCTTCAGCACCGTTCCTAGCAATCCGcagtttattttttattgcgGAAACGTATGGCAATCTTTATCCTCTTGGCGCACACGTTTTGAAATCCGATCTATATGTAGACGATGTCCTTACAGGCGCCGATACTCTAGAGGAGTTAAAGCAACGCAAATTCGAATTAACCCAGTTATTAGCGATGGCCAAACTCGAACTCGCTAAATGGAACAGCAActgcattgaacttttcacgaacTCAGATGAGGTAGCCATTCAGCTGGCCAGCGGCGTTACTAGTACACTGGGAATGTTATGGAAACCAAGGTCAGATCAATTTTGTTTCCAATTTAATGACGAACCCCACAGGAATACTACAAAGCGTTTGATTCTTTCAAAGACAGCAAAGATATATGACTTACTAGGGCTTTTGAGTCCAATTGTAATTCGatgcaagatgcttctccaagcacTTTGGTTACACGGTGCCTCATGGGATGAGGAAGTGCCCAAGCCACTTTCCGATTTATGGGCTAGCATAGAAGATGATCTACCTAATATAAACACAATTTCCGTTCCTCGCTACGCATTTACTTCACCGTCACAGAGAGGCGAACTGCACGGGTTTTCAGATGCCTCTGAGCGAGCTTATGGATGCTGCATTTATACCAGAATTTGGCACAATG TAAAGGCACAGTCTGTACCAAGGTTGGAGCTGTGCGCTGCATTGCTTTTAATACGAACATGGAAAAAGTTTGAAGTGAACCTCAAGCAGAATATTAACACAGTATatttttggacggattcaaccacgGTCCTTCAGTGGTTAAAAACTCATTCCTCGACTCTTACTTCATTTGTCGCCAACCGGGTCTCGGAAATCCAGGAACATTCGCAGGGCATCATATGGCGACATGTTCCATCGAAGGATAATCCGGCCGATTTAATTTCACGCGGCTGCAGTGCTGCTGATCTATGTAGCACAATATGGTTTTCTGGCCCATTATTCCTTAGTAAGGAGTCAAAACATTGGCCGGAGCTGGTAGTCGTCACCGACGCACCAGTGGAAGAGCAGCGTAAGCCCAAACGAACTCAATGCTATAAAACAAATCACATAACACACATTGTAAATGATATCGTCAATCGAAATTCCTCATACATCCGCATCCTTCGCATAATAGCATTTATTCATCGCGTATATAACACAGTTCCACCGCAAAGAAAGATGCAAATACAAGATGTAGAACCCATTTCTGCTGCGGAACTCAATAATGCATTCAATTTTGTTGCCGTAACCTTACACCGCGATTTCTACTCTTCAGAAATTAATGCATTagagaacaataaaaatataccTCCATCGTTTCAGAAACTGTCGCCACTCTTGTGCCAACTGCAAATATTTAAGAAGATGCACACCGTCGTTAGAGTAGGCGGACGGTTGTTGCAAGCACCTATTCCAATAGAAGCAAGATGCCCGCTAATACTGCCTCACGACCATCGTTTCATAATCCTCTATATAGAGCACTTACATCGCACAAATCTTCACGCTGGACCGAAGGTTCTATTAGGTTTGCTCCGACAGCGCATTTGGATGTGA